In one Chryseobacterium camelliae genomic region, the following are encoded:
- a CDS encoding YkvA family protein, which produces MKYSKLNLAKEAINHKGFIKKIPDIFRMVKMWRKGTYPIKSIDIILPLLGIMYVLSPIDILPEVALPVLGVMDDLAVLYLVIPKLIKEVDKFLLWEAEQKYSSGSTKIIDAEIIE; this is translated from the coding sequence ATGAAATATTCGAAATTAAATCTGGCAAAAGAAGCCATCAACCATAAAGGCTTCATCAAAAAGATCCCTGACATTTTCAGAATGGTAAAAATGTGGAGGAAAGGAACCTATCCGATAAAGTCTATCGACATTATTCTTCCGCTATTAGGTATTATGTATGTGCTCTCACCGATCGATATTCTTCCTGAAGTTGCCTTACCGGTTTTGGGGGTGATGGATGATTTAGCGGTTTTATATCTGGTGATTCCAAAACTGATCAAAGAAGTGGATAAATTCCTCCTTTGGGAAGCGGAACAGAAATACAGCTCAGGAAGTACTAAAATTATTGACGCTGAAATAATAGAATAA
- a CDS encoding aminopeptidase — MKRISICLILFLGVVEVSAQKDSISIEAKLSSDKKTLTVNQKVVYYNHSGKDLNTIKLSNWISAYHKRGTSLAYRKLEDRNTDLHFAKDEQLGKLLNLQIKSSDYEIPVQNLSDENLFLPLQQTLKPGDKIKLQLQYQMQLPDQKFTGYGTSDNNIALKYFFIVPDHFDPDNKYPKKYHDIEESVNFNTFWNIHLTTDTKYFIQSNIPQSSNGNFMGDLDSDPEFILSKKEFPVIKINTEDFNTEIKFGYPLNPQEKENLEFFLPLHLRFIKEKLGFVPETIFISEKFRNKEDFFGNNDIKVLTLKFPLFTDAEKIDLDYFGMIAKKILDESIVTDKQDNHWFKNGLKSYLEIQYLNKFYKEAKLLGTLPETKIFGIKPLKLFHASKVKLVDRYGLAYQYIMSQNLDQKINEKFTVLSNFNDMAISSFETGSLFNYSADKMGYENFNTLLKDFIVKNTHQKIDPRDFLKELSEKDKRTEYLAGFLEQKNRVNFKLKRLNTENDTLDIKIYKNTFSDIPVKLKTESKENSRQEYWVEAEENEKLKTFSIPATDIYKITLNDDYIFPESKYRDNYLYAKGLFSNAKKIKFKFIKDIPNPEFNEIYLNPKIRFNNTYDKFLFGVNFKNQSFFDQKFLYSFTPMYSSGTGKLTGSGAISYSFLPAESIIRSLTFGVSGSYFHYDYNLAYRKLSAYSNINFRKNPRSTVSRGLAFSYNYFERDLSPAMIANKDYDKYNLWSLGYGYSDSQMIHEKSLSISTQGMEDFNKITAEGFYRWEFAPKQKLSLRLFAGYFVRNDTRNNTFNYGISRVSNYSFSYTLLGESANSGILSQQFVLADGGFKSFLPGSVNQWITSFNVDSSVWKIFHVYADAGLYKNKNHPTQFIWDSGIKVRVIPDFLEVYFPVQSSLGFEPAFKDYAKRIRYTLVLNLSSIINAARRGWY, encoded by the coding sequence TTGAAAAGGATTAGTATTTGTCTTATTTTGTTTTTAGGTGTTGTAGAAGTTTCTGCACAGAAAGATAGTATATCTATTGAAGCCAAACTGTCTTCAGATAAAAAAACATTGACAGTAAACCAGAAAGTGGTGTATTACAACCATTCCGGGAAAGACCTGAACACAATAAAATTATCAAACTGGATTTCCGCTTATCATAAAAGAGGAACCTCATTAGCCTACAGAAAATTAGAAGACCGAAATACAGATCTGCATTTTGCTAAAGATGAACAACTGGGAAAACTTTTGAATTTACAAATTAAAAGTTCCGATTACGAAATTCCCGTTCAAAACCTCTCTGATGAAAATCTTTTCCTGCCTTTACAGCAAACATTGAAGCCGGGAGACAAAATAAAATTGCAACTGCAGTATCAAATGCAGCTTCCCGATCAAAAATTTACAGGATACGGCACATCAGACAATAATATAGCTTTAAAATATTTCTTTATTGTTCCCGATCATTTTGATCCGGACAACAAGTATCCAAAAAAATATCATGATATTGAAGAATCGGTAAACTTCAATACTTTTTGGAATATCCATTTGACCACCGACACAAAATATTTTATCCAAAGTAATATTCCTCAGTCTTCCAATGGCAATTTCATGGGTGATTTGGATTCGGATCCCGAGTTTATTCTTTCTAAAAAAGAATTTCCGGTAATCAAAATAAATACTGAAGATTTCAATACCGAAATAAAGTTCGGGTATCCTCTGAACCCTCAGGAAAAAGAAAATCTGGAATTTTTCCTGCCGCTTCACTTAAGGTTTATTAAGGAGAAATTGGGGTTTGTCCCTGAAACAATTTTTATCTCTGAGAAGTTCAGGAATAAAGAAGATTTTTTTGGAAATAATGATATCAAAGTCTTAACACTGAAGTTTCCTCTTTTTACAGATGCCGAGAAAATAGATCTGGATTATTTCGGAATGATTGCAAAAAAAATTCTTGATGAAAGCATTGTCACGGACAAACAGGACAATCATTGGTTTAAAAACGGTTTAAAGTCGTATCTGGAAATTCAATACCTGAATAAATTCTATAAGGAAGCCAAACTTTTGGGCACTCTTCCTGAGACTAAAATTTTCGGAATAAAACCTTTAAAATTATTCCATGCTTCTAAAGTTAAGCTAGTTGACCGGTACGGATTGGCTTATCAATATATCATGTCCCAGAATCTCGACCAGAAAATCAATGAAAAATTTACGGTACTGAGTAATTTCAATGATATGGCAATCAGCAGTTTTGAAACCGGAAGCTTATTCAATTATTCTGCCGATAAAATGGGATATGAAAATTTCAATACCCTGCTGAAAGATTTTATCGTAAAAAACACCCATCAAAAGATTGATCCGAGAGACTTTTTAAAAGAACTTTCAGAAAAAGATAAAAGAACAGAATATCTGGCCGGCTTTCTGGAACAAAAAAACAGGGTAAATTTTAAATTAAAAAGATTAAATACAGAGAATGACACTCTGGATATTAAGATTTATAAAAATACATTTTCCGATATCCCTGTAAAATTAAAAACAGAAAGTAAAGAAAACAGCCGACAAGAATATTGGGTAGAAGCCGAAGAAAATGAAAAATTAAAAACTTTTTCAATTCCTGCGACTGACATTTATAAAATCACTTTAAATGATGATTATATCTTCCCGGAATCCAAATACAGAGACAATTATTTATATGCTAAAGGTTTGTTCTCCAATGCAAAAAAAATTAAATTCAAATTTATAAAAGATATTCCCAACCCGGAATTCAATGAGATTTATCTGAATCCTAAAATCAGGTTTAATAACACCTATGATAAATTTTTATTTGGAGTCAATTTTAAAAACCAGTCATTTTTTGATCAAAAATTCCTGTATTCATTTACCCCGATGTACAGTTCCGGTACCGGAAAACTGACAGGATCAGGAGCCATCTCCTACTCTTTTCTTCCTGCAGAAAGCATTATCCGCAGTCTGACTTTCGGAGTCTCAGGATCGTATTTTCACTATGACTACAATCTCGCTTATCGTAAATTATCAGCCTATTCCAATATTAATTTCAGGAAAAATCCGAGAAGTACAGTAAGCAGAGGCTTAGCTTTTTCATACAACTATTTTGAAAGAGATCTCAGCCCGGCAATGATTGCCAACAAGGATTATGACAAATACAATCTTTGGAGCCTTGGATACGGATATAGCGACAGCCAGATGATTCATGAGAAAAGCTTAAGCATAAGCACTCAAGGAATGGAAGATTTCAATAAAATAACCGCAGAAGGTTTTTACAGATGGGAATTCGCTCCTAAACAAAAATTAAGTCTAAGATTGTTTGCAGGGTATTTTGTAAGAAATGATACCCGAAACAATACCTTCAACTATGGAATTTCCAGGGTTTCAAATTATTCGTTTTCGTATACCTTGTTAGGAGAAAGTGCTAATAGCGGAATTTTATCTCAACAATTTGTTCTGGCAGACGGAGGTTTTAAATCTTTCTTACCGGGAAGTGTAAACCAATGGATCACTTCCTTCAATGTGGATTCCAGCGTTTGGAAAATTTTCCATGTTTATGCAGATGCCGGATTGTATAAAAATAAAAATCATCCAACTCAATTCATTTGGGATAGCGGAATAAAGGTAAGAGTAATTCCCGATTTCCTTGAAGTATATTTCCCTGTACAGT
- the pyrF gene encoding orotidine-5'-phosphate decarboxylase, translating to MESKKEFFLECYKLGIIKFGRFTLKSGIESPFYVDLRPLASDPKILKSLANYLLEMLPLDNFDLICGVPYAALPMATAMSLESYIPLIIKRKEAKSYGTKKLIEGIYQKGQNCLLVEDVITSGKSLIETIAEVEQEDLKVVDIVVVLDREQGGKQLLESNGYKVHTLFNISEVCQILQETGELSDEEVKRIQDFLQGNHIQFEEKTKSSYEQKLNSTQHSVSKKLLETAIAKQSNLIASADVTTTQELLDLAEKVGPHVIALKTHIDVISDFEYDKTITPLKALAAKHNFLLMEDRKFADIGNTQELQFTSGVFKITDWADFVTSQVIGGFESLDCFKNVGVVAIIGMSSKGALTTSSYREEALKVAQSHPNVIGGVSQNTLPEELLLFTPGVNLADSGDGKGQQYNTPEHVFRTLHTDFIIVGRGIYKAENPEQAAITYKNEGWKAYLNSL from the coding sequence ATGGAAAGTAAAAAAGAGTTCTTTTTGGAGTGCTACAAACTAGGCATCATTAAATTCGGAAGATTTACATTAAAAAGCGGTATTGAAAGTCCGTTTTATGTAGATTTAAGACCATTGGCTTCAGATCCTAAAATCTTGAAAAGCCTGGCTAATTATTTATTGGAAATGCTTCCTTTGGATAATTTCGATTTAATCTGCGGAGTTCCTTATGCAGCGCTTCCTATGGCAACAGCAATGTCTTTGGAAAGCTACATTCCGTTAATTATTAAAAGAAAAGAAGCTAAAAGCTACGGTACAAAGAAACTTATTGAAGGAATTTATCAGAAAGGGCAAAATTGTCTTTTGGTAGAAGATGTGATCACTTCAGGAAAATCTCTGATTGAAACCATTGCAGAAGTTGAGCAGGAAGATCTGAAAGTTGTGGATATTGTTGTTGTTCTGGACAGAGAACAGGGAGGAAAACAGCTTTTAGAAAGCAACGGATATAAAGTTCACACGCTTTTCAATATTTCGGAAGTTTGCCAAATCCTTCAGGAAACCGGAGAATTGTCTGATGAAGAAGTAAAAAGAATTCAGGATTTCTTACAGGGAAATCATATCCAGTTTGAAGAAAAAACAAAATCTTCTTACGAACAGAAACTCAACAGCACACAACATTCTGTTTCAAAAAAATTATTAGAAACGGCTATCGCAAAACAATCTAATTTAATTGCTTCTGCAGACGTTACCACTACGCAGGAATTATTAGATCTTGCAGAAAAGGTAGGACCGCACGTAATTGCTTTAAAAACTCATATCGATGTTATTTCTGATTTTGAATATGACAAAACAATTACTCCGTTAAAAGCATTGGCTGCAAAACACAACTTCTTATTGATGGAAGACAGAAAGTTTGCAGACATCGGAAATACCCAGGAACTCCAGTTTACAAGCGGGGTTTTCAAAATTACAGATTGGGCAGATTTTGTAACCTCACAGGTAATCGGTGGTTTTGAATCTTTAGACTGTTTCAAAAATGTAGGCGTTGTAGCCATTATCGGAATGTCTTCTAAAGGGGCTTTAACCACAAGCAGCTACAGAGAAGAAGCTTTAAAAGTAGCTCAATCTCACCCGAATGTCATCGGAGGAGTTTCTCAAAATACCCTTCCTGAAGAATTGCTCTTGTTCACTCCGGGGGTTAATTTAGCAGATTCAGGGGACGGAAAAGGGCAACAGTATAATACTCCGGAACATGTATTCAGAACGCTTCATACAGATTTCATTATCGTAGGAAGAGGAATTTATAAAGCTGAAAATCCTGAACAGGCTGCCATTACTTACAAAAATGAAGGCTGGAAAGCTTACCTGAATTCTCTATAA